One stretch of Amycolatopsis sp. NBC_00345 DNA includes these proteins:
- a CDS encoding RCC1 domain-containing protein, which yields MFGWGVAITVTLAIPPESADGVTAMSAGGVDALALRNGGVLAWGDNNFGQTEVPAGLTSGVAQVASGWAHELALKNGKVYAWGNDWYAQTDLPTSVASGVTAIATSNVHSLALKQGGQVVSWGSRADVPAAAASGVSAISAGGDHNLVLKNGGVLAWGNNTYGQTTVPAAAASGVSAISAGYDHSLALKNGGVIAWGRDNFHQVDVPAEATSGVVAIDAGWNHNVAVKADGTIVLWGSDISGESDPSACAPIFGASAGDGATFVLKQDLNVCQ from the coding sequence GTGTTCGGCTGGGGCGTGGCGATCACGGTGACACTCGCCATCCCGCCGGAGTCGGCCGACGGCGTGACGGCGATGTCGGCCGGCGGCGTCGACGCCCTCGCGCTGCGCAACGGCGGCGTGCTCGCTTGGGGCGACAACAACTTCGGCCAGACGGAGGTGCCCGCGGGGCTCACGTCGGGCGTCGCGCAGGTGGCCTCCGGCTGGGCGCACGAGCTCGCGCTCAAGAACGGCAAGGTCTACGCCTGGGGCAACGACTGGTACGCCCAGACGGACCTGCCCACGTCGGTCGCGAGCGGGGTCACGGCGATCGCGACGTCCAATGTGCACAGTCTCGCGCTGAAGCAGGGCGGGCAGGTGGTGAGCTGGGGTTCGCGCGCCGACGTGCCCGCCGCCGCGGCGTCCGGCGTCAGCGCGATTTCCGCGGGCGGCGACCACAACCTGGTGCTGAAGAACGGCGGCGTCCTCGCCTGGGGCAACAACACCTACGGCCAGACGACGGTGCCGGCGGCCGCGGCGTCCGGCGTCAGCGCGATTTCGGCCGGCTACGACCACAGCCTGGCGCTCAAGAACGGCGGGGTCATCGCCTGGGGACGGGACAACTTCCACCAGGTCGACGTGCCTGCCGAAGCGACGTCCGGCGTGGTCGCGATCGACGCCGGCTGGAACCACAACGTCGCGGTGAAGGCCGACGGCACGATCGTCCTCTGGGGATCCGACATCTCCGGGGAGAGCGATCCCTCGGCGTGCGCCCCGATTTTCGGCGCCTCCGCGGGCGACGGGGCCACGTTCGTGCTCAAACAGGACTTGAACGTCTGCCAGTGA